Genomic segment of Pseudomonas iranensis:
ATAGATACAGGGATTTGTCCCTGGCCTGTTGAAGCTGTTTCCCTGAAACAGTTTCTTGATAAGGAAGGATTGCCTCATGGCTCTCGACGTTCAAGAAAAAGCTCAAATCGTTGCTGACTACCAGCAAGCTGTTGGTGACACTGGTTCGCCAGAAGTGCAGGTTGCACTGCTGACCGCCAACATCAACAAACTGCAAGGTCACTTCAAGGCCAACGGTAAAGATCACCACTCCCGTCGTGGTCTGATCCGCATGGTTAACCAGCGTCGCAAGCTGCTGGACTACCTGAAAGGCAAGGACGTAAGCCGGTACGCCGCGCTGATCGCTCGCCTGGGTCTGCGTCGCTAATCAGCGATTGCGCTATGAGGTTGGTGGTCTGTCGGGCGTCAGCGGTTTTCCGCTGGCGCCTTGCAGGCTCCCAGCCTCAAGTTTTATCTGCAGCATGGCTTTACCTGTAGCACCCGGACAATTGCCATCGGGCCGATTCCCGAGATTGCCCAAGAATTCGCAAGAAACCGTTTCCCCCAAGAGCCACAAAGAAGGTAGGACACCGTGAACCCGGTAATCAAAAAATTCCAGTTCGGTCAATCGACCGTTACCCTCGAGACAGGCCGTATCGCCCGTCAGGCCTCCGGCGCAGTATTGGTCACCGTTGACGACGACGTCAGCGTGTTGGTGACTGTTGTCGGTGCAAAGCAAGCCGATCCGGGCAAGGGCTTCTTCCCTCTGTCCGTTCATTACCAGGAAAAGACTTACGCTGCCGGTAAGATTCCTGGCGGTTTCTTCAAGCGTGAAGGCCGTCCTTCCGAGAAAGAAACCCTGACTTCCCGACTGATCGACCGTCCGATCCGTCCGCTGTTCCCAGAAGGCTTCATGAACGAAGTGCAGGTTGTCTGCACCGTCGTTTCCACCAGCAAGAAGACCGATCCGGACATCGCTGCGATGATCGGTACCTCGGCTGCCCTGGCCATTTCCGGCATTCCGTTCGACGGCCCGATCGGCGCCGCTCGCGTGGCTTTCCACGAAAGCACCGGCTACCTGCTGAACCCGACTTACGAGCAGCAGGCCGCTTCGAGCCTGGACATGGTCGTTGCCGGTACTTCCGACGCCGTGCTGATGGTTGAATCGGAAGCCAAAGAGCTGACCGAAGACCAGATGCTGGGCGCGGTATTGTTCGCTCACGACGAATTCCAGGTTGTGATCAACGCTGTTAAAGAACTGGCTGCCGAAGCCGCCAAGCCAACCTGGAACTGGGCTCCTGCGCCAGAAGCCACCGAACTGCTGGGCGCTATCCGTGCCGAGTTCGGCGAAGCGATCTCCCAGGCTTACACCATCACCATCAAAGCCGACCGTTACGCTCGCCTGGGTGAGCTGAAGGACCAGGTGGTTGCCAAGCTGTCCGGTGAAGAAGGCCAGCCAAGCGCTGCTGAAGTCAAAGCCGCCTTCGGCGAAATCGAATACCGCACCGTTCGCGAAAACATCGTTAACGGCAAGCCACGTATCGACGGTCGCGACACCAAGACTGTACGTCCGCTGAACATCGAAGTCGGCGTTCTGCCAAAGACTCACGGTTCGGCACTGTTCACCCGTGGCGAAACCCAGGCGCTGGTTGTGGCAACACTGGGCACCGCCCGTGACGCGCAACTGCTGGACACCCTGGAAGGCGAAAAGAAAGACCCGTTCATGCTGCACTACAACTTCCCGCCGTTCTCGGTAGGCGAGTGTGGTCGCATGGGTGGCGCCGGTCGTCGCGAAATCGGTCACGGCCGTCTGGCCCGTCGTTCGGTTTCGGCCATGCTGCCAGCCGCTGACGTGTTCCCGTACACCATCCGCGTGGTGTCGGAAATCACCGAATCCAACGGTTCGAGCTCGATGGCTTCCGTGTGCGGTGCTTCCCTGGCACTGATGGACGCTGGTGTACCGATGAAAGCACCGGTGGCCGGTATCGCCATGGGTCTGGTTAAAGAAGGCGAGAAGTTCGCCGTCCTGACCGACATCCTCGGCGACGAAGATCACCTCGGCGACATGGACTTTAAGGTAGCCGGTACCGCCAAAGGCGTTACCGCACTGCAGATGGACATCAAGATCAAGGGCATCACCGAAGAGATCATGGAAATCGCTCTGGGCCAGGCCCTTGAGGCGCGCCTGAACATCCTCGGTCAGATGAACCAGATCATTGGCCAGTCGCGTACCGAACTGTCGGCCAACGCTCCGACCATGATCGCGATGAAGATCGACACCGACAAGATCCGTGACGTTATCGGTAAAGGTGGCGCGACCATCCGTGCGATCTGCGAAGAAACCAAAGCTTCGATCGACATCGAAGACGACGGCTCGATCAAGATCTTCGGCGAAACCAAGGATGCCGCAGAAGCTGCTCGTCAGCGCGTTCTGAGCATCACTGCAGAAGCCGAGATCGGCAAGATCTACGTCGGCAAGGTTGAGCGCATCGTTGACTTCGGCGCATTCGTAAACATCCTGCCGGGCAAGGACGGTCTGGTGCACATCTCGATGCTGAGCGACGCTCGCGTAGAGAAAGTCACCGACATTCTGAAAGAAGGTCAGGAAGTGGAAGTGCTGGTACTGGACGTGGACAACCGCGGCCGTATCAAGCTGTCCATCAAAGACGTGGCAGCTGCCAAGGCTTCGGGCGTTTAATCACCCCAACGCTTTAGCGCAATGAAGATGCCCCCGCCGTGCAAACGGCGGGGGTATTTTTTTATCTGAAATGAAAAAATTGTGGCGAGGGGATTCATCCCCGTTCGGCTGCGAAGCAGTCGTAAAACCAGACACTGCGGACCGCCTGAAACATTGAGGTGCCAGATTCACGGCCGCTTCGCAGCCGAACGGGGATGAATCCCCTCGCCACAAATGTGGTTCTCAAAAGAAAACCATCAGACAACCCACAAATTTGCCGCAGCTCGAGACCGGTGCTAGGTTTAGCCCACCGCCCGTGTAGCTCAGCCGGTAGAGCAGCGCACTCGTAACGCGAAGGTCGCAGGTTCGATTCCTGTCTCGGGCAAAAAATTTTCGCCGTCGGTTTTATGCGTGGTGTTGGAGGTATTCGTTCAGTGCTTGACGTGTCAGATCATTCAACGACACATTTTGACGGGTTGCCGCCAGAGCCGCTGCTAAATGCAGATCGTGACCGATGCGAACATTGAACGATCCTTTGCATGGGATTTCAGGCTTCTGCCCGAGCTGCTCACAGGTTTGTAAATAGTCATCTACCGCCTCGCGAAAGGCTGCTTCCAGTTCAGCCACCGTTTGTCCTTCATAATTAACCAGCGCCCTGATGAAAAGGAGTTTTCCGAACAGGCACTTGTCTTCCGTGCTCGCCTCGATAGAGCCAACATAGCCTTTGTAGTGCAGCTGGGAACTCATGGAATCAGGCCTCCTGTTTTCAGTTGCTCGATAATCTGGCGTCTTGCGTATGTTTTGATTTCATTTCCGGGATGTGGCTTGTGCAGGTTGATCAATGCGCTCGGATTCCCGTTGTCGAATTTGATCCTGCTACCGGATCCTTCCAGCTGAGAGTAACCAAGACGCGCCAACAGAGTGACAAGCTCGGACCATGTGAATGCGCTTCGGCCGTTGACTAGTTTGGCGAGAAGTTTTTCAGTCTTTGACATGCTGGCCTATGATTGCAACTGAATATAGTTGCCTGTTTTTGGGCGGTCAATGTGAAGGTTTCGTTCGCCTTGACCATCAAAGGCGACGGCGAGGATTTATACGCAGTGAATTTCGCGCATGGAAACAGGAAACTGTAACCAAGCGCATACCACCCTTCATTTCATTCCCCCGGTTGCACTGGCTTGCGTCTCTGTTAGGATTCCTTCGTACCAGACAAGCAAGCACCGTTGTTTTCAGATGATCCACGAATGGTCCTGAAGGCCAGGAAAAACCGAGCTTCCAATGGCTTCCTGCGTCAGAGAGATCCTTGATGATCCAGATCCATCCTCCATTCCTAAGATCAGCGAGAACCCCATGACTGAATTGACCCAAGAGCAACGCCACGAACAAGCGCTGGAAAAATACCTTCTGGATGTGCCGGACCTGAAGGATGAGATCAAGGACCTGAGTGCCGATGATCAGAAAGACCAGATCCAGTGGGCCTTCGAAGACGAAGCCGAAGCGCAGGGCTTGCAGCCGTGGGAGCTGACCCTCAAGTACACGAGCACGCCGGAGGAATTCGAGGCGCAGCGCCTCGTGCTGCACAAGGAAGCGGCGGAAGTATTGGGTGTTGAGTGGGAAGAGTACTGCGAGATGAATAATCTCGTCGTATAAGAGCAGCTGCGAGCTTCTAGCTACAAGCTGCAAGTCAAAGCAGAGTCGCTTGGCTTGTAGCTTGTAGCTTGTAGCTTGTAGCTTGTAGCTTG
This window contains:
- a CDS encoding type II toxin-antitoxin system HicA family toxin: MSKTEKLLAKLVNGRSAFTWSELVTLLARLGYSQLEGSGSRIKFDNGNPSALINLHKPHPGNEIKTYARRQIIEQLKTGGLIP
- a CDS encoding type II toxin-antitoxin system HicB family antitoxin, which encodes MSSQLHYKGYVGSIEASTEDKCLFGKLLFIRALVNYEGQTVAELEAAFREAVDDYLQTCEQLGQKPEIPCKGSFNVRIGHDLHLAAALAATRQNVSLNDLTRQALNEYLQHHA
- the rpsO gene encoding 30S ribosomal protein S15; the protein is MALDVQEKAQIVADYQQAVGDTGSPEVQVALLTANINKLQGHFKANGKDHHSRRGLIRMVNQRRKLLDYLKGKDVSRYAALIARLGLRR
- a CDS encoding DUF6388 family protein, which codes for MTELTQEQRHEQALEKYLLDVPDLKDEIKDLSADDQKDQIQWAFEDEAEAQGLQPWELTLKYTSTPEEFEAQRLVLHKEAAEVLGVEWEEYCEMNNLVV
- the pnp gene encoding polyribonucleotide nucleotidyltransferase, producing the protein MNPVIKKFQFGQSTVTLETGRIARQASGAVLVTVDDDVSVLVTVVGAKQADPGKGFFPLSVHYQEKTYAAGKIPGGFFKREGRPSEKETLTSRLIDRPIRPLFPEGFMNEVQVVCTVVSTSKKTDPDIAAMIGTSAALAISGIPFDGPIGAARVAFHESTGYLLNPTYEQQAASSLDMVVAGTSDAVLMVESEAKELTEDQMLGAVLFAHDEFQVVINAVKELAAEAAKPTWNWAPAPEATELLGAIRAEFGEAISQAYTITIKADRYARLGELKDQVVAKLSGEEGQPSAAEVKAAFGEIEYRTVRENIVNGKPRIDGRDTKTVRPLNIEVGVLPKTHGSALFTRGETQALVVATLGTARDAQLLDTLEGEKKDPFMLHYNFPPFSVGECGRMGGAGRREIGHGRLARRSVSAMLPAADVFPYTIRVVSEITESNGSSSMASVCGASLALMDAGVPMKAPVAGIAMGLVKEGEKFAVLTDILGDEDHLGDMDFKVAGTAKGVTALQMDIKIKGITEEIMEIALGQALEARLNILGQMNQIIGQSRTELSANAPTMIAMKIDTDKIRDVIGKGGATIRAICEETKASIDIEDDGSIKIFGETKDAAEAARQRVLSITAEAEIGKIYVGKVERIVDFGAFVNILPGKDGLVHISMLSDARVEKVTDILKEGQEVEVLVLDVDNRGRIKLSIKDVAAAKASGV